The Megalops cyprinoides isolate fMegCyp1 chromosome 12, fMegCyp1.pri, whole genome shotgun sequence genome contains a region encoding:
- the nipal3 gene encoding NIPA-like protein 3, whose product MVGVEVSKVDSSFQVSAYESSSYTENLIGTLLAIFGNLIVSISLSIQKYSHVNLAGTKDPRAYYRTKTWWLGLVLAVLGEVGTFVSYAFAPLSLIAPLNAVSVIASSILGFIFLREKWKPKEFLRRYILSFIGCALTIAGTYLFVTFGPNSHEKLNAENIVKHVIGWPVLLYLVLEIIAFCLLLYFYKQRNANYLVVVLLLVALLGSVTVITVKAVSGMVILSVQGNMQLSYPIFYVMFVCMVATVVFQATFLSQASHLYDSSLIASLNYILSTTFAIVAGAVFYLEFNHEDVLHICMFLLGCVVCFLGVFMITKNRKKAKAFEPYVTMDMMQGIPTIHDKGRVVQPDYNGSFSYGALVNNDSVTPATLPVAQEQMAVSPSPSNAPYMTSDLKRD is encoded by the exons ATGGTTGGCGTAGAGGTCTCCAAAGTTGACAGCAGTTTTCAGGTTTCTGCCTACGAGTCGTCCTCATACACG GAAAACCTCATTGGGACCCTGCTGGCTATATTTGGAAACCTCATAGTCAGCATCTCCCTTAGTATTCAG AAATATAGCCATGTGAATCTAGCTGGAACCAAAGATCCACGGGCTTACTACAGGACCAAGACCTGGTGGCTTGGACTGGTCCTGGCAGTTCTGGGTGAAGTGGGAACCTTTGTGTCCTACGCCttcgcccccctctctctcattgcaCCCCTCAATGCTGTGTCTGTCATAG CAAGTTCAATTTTAGGCTTCATTTTCCTGCGAGAGAAATGGAAACCTAAGGAGTTTTTGA GACGCTATATCCTGTCCTTCATTGGATGTGCCTTGACCATTGCTGGGACCTACTTGTTTGTCACATTTGGGCCCAATTCTCATGAGAAGCTGAATGCGGAGAACATAGTCAAGCATGTCATAGGGTGGCCAGTCCTGTTGTATTTG gTCCTGGAAATTATTGCTTTCTGCTTGCTGTTGTACTTTTATAAGCAACGAAATGCAAACTACCTAGTTGTTGTTCTTCTTTTAGTGGCACTGCTTG gCTCTGTGACAGTCATCACTGTGAAGGCCGTGTCTGGAATGGTCATCCTCAGTGTCCAGGGAAACATGCAGCTCAGCTACCCTATCTTTTACGTCATGTTCGTGTGCATGGTGGCCACTGTGGTGTTCCAGGCAAC gttTTTATCCCAAGCTTCGCATTTGTATGACTCCTCCCTGATCGCCAGCTTGAATTACATCTTATCCACAACCTTTGCTATTGTTGCAG GAGCTGTGTTCTACCTGGAGTTTAACCATGAAGATGTGCTCCACATTTGCATGTTTCTTTTGGG ATGTGTAGTTTGCTTCTTAGGAGTCTTCATGATCACTAAGAACAGGAAGAAGGCCAAGGCATTTGAGCCCTACGTGACTATGGACATGATGCAAG GCATTCCAACAATCCATGACAAAGGCCGGGTGGTCCAGCCAGACTACAATGGCTCGTTTTCCTACGGCGCCTTGGTGAACAATGACAGCGTGACCCCTGCCACCCTGCCGGTGGCCCAGGAGCAGATGGCCgtcagccccagccccagcaACGCTCCCTATATGACGTCTGACCTCAAAAGAGACTGA